From Montipora foliosa isolate CH-2021 chromosome 6, ASM3666993v2, whole genome shotgun sequence, a single genomic window includes:
- the LOC138004953 gene encoding uncharacterized protein, with protein MNIDKNRKIRDAHRTFVYKTVGNVQKILTEHVGDLTSFRENLTALKALLTEKLETTKKLDETILELTKPKELEKEIELDSVHETKRLRELFDKIKINIRGLNALGVESRSFGNLLVPVVMEKIPSELRLVVSRKFGSEESWNLDALLSALKTELEARERCTAMKTSGANANTPRFEQYRSRSKQPHSASALYTGSEEFTQQCVFCKKNHKSINCMTITEPKARKTILRRNGRCFVCLKGGHISTNCPSKAKCFNCEGRHHVTICERIRNVPASRNVVSDEATPHGSGSSQDRSREAGTLAMHVSNNANSVLLQVAQAFVCRPDNQQLGLNAHMIFDSCSQRSYITSRACEQLNLPTIGKETLLIKTFGDNSASVKECDVVQLCVRTLDEMNVYTTSYVVPVICSPVSNQRSRTTLECYPYLQGLQLACDTSDSVSVDVLIGADYYWSFFTGNIIKGDPYGPVALETNLGWV; from the exons ATGAATATCGACAAGAACAGGAAAATACGAGATGCACACAGGACCTTTGTGTACAAAACAGTGGGGAATGTGCAGAAAATTTTGACAGAACACGTGGGAGATTTAACGTCGTTCAGGGAAAACTTAACGGCTCTGAAAGCCTTGTTGACCGAAAAATTGGAAACGACCAAAAAGCTGGATGAAACAATATTAGAGCTCACCAAACCAAAGGAACTGGAGAAAGAAATAGAACTTGATTCTG tgcatgaaacaaAGAGATTACGTGAATTGTTTGACAAGATTAAAATCAACATTCGAGGTTTGAATGCATTAGGAGTTGAATCACGGTCCTTTGGGAATTTATTGGTCCCAGTCGTGATGGAAAAAATCCCCTCAGAGTTACGGTTGGTTGTAAGCCGTAAGTTTGGCAGTGAGGAATCATGGAATCTTGATGCCTTGTTGAGTGCACTGAAAACTGAGTTGGAAGCCAGGGAAAGATGTACTGCAATGAAAACAAGTGGTGCAAATGCCAATACACCCAGGTTTGAACAGTACAGATCAAGAAGCAAACAACCCCATTCTGCCTCTGCCCTTTATACAGGCAGTGAGGAATTTACTCAACAATGTGTTTTTTGCAAGAAGAATCACAAATCCATTAACTGCATGACCATCACTGAACCGAAAGCTAGGAAAACAATACTGAGACGAAATGGCAGGTGTTTTGTGTGCCTGAAGGGTGGCCATATCTCCACAAATTGTCCGTCAAAGGCAAAATGCTTTAACTGTGAAGGTAGACACCATGTAACCATTTGTGAAAGAATAAGGAACGTTCCAGCATCCAGGAATGTAGTTAGTGATGAGGCAACACCACATGGATCTGGATCATCTCAAGATAGGAGCAGAGAAGCTGGAACTTTAGCAATGCACGTTAGCAACAATGCCAACTCTGTGTTGTTACAGGTAGCCCAAGCCTTTGTTTGCAGACCAGATAACCAACAACTTGGATTGAATGCCCATATGATATTTGATTCCTGTAGCCAGAGATCATACATAACCAGTAGGGCATGTGAACAATTGAACCTACCAACCATTGGTAAGGAGACACTTTTGATCAAAACATTTGGAGATAACTCAGCCTCTGTGAAGGAATGTGATGTTGTGCAATTGTGTGTCAGAACATTGGATGAAATGAATGTGTATACCACCTCATATGTTGTACCAGTAATTTGCAGCCCAGTGTCCAATCAACGGTCTCGAACCACGTTGGAATGCTACCCCTACTTGCAGGGTCTACAACTTGCATGTGATACAAGTGATTCTGTCAGTGTTGATGTGCTGATAGGAGCAGATTATTACTGGTCGTTCTTTACTGGGAACATCATTAAAGGAGATCCCTATGGACCAGTAGCCCTTGAAACCAATTTAGGTTGGGTTTGA
- the LOC138004951 gene encoding uncharacterized protein produces the protein MKSSLGLYRDEEGIVRCRGRIGMSSLPYDTRFPILLPRNQYFTKLMILKCHDQVMHNGVAETLVQVRSRYWIVKGRQTVKSIINKCVLCKKLEGRPYGTPPTSHLPGFRLSDEFAFTSIGVDFAGPVYVKDIYHKSDDMNKAYIVLYTCASSRAVHLDVVPRLTTEAFVRSFKRFIARRGVPNLAVSDNGSTFKSEELKKLLADHRIEWKFNVASTKRCLKKTLGTARVSYEELLSVVVEIEGILNSRPLTYVDDELRSLLTPSQLVIGRRLLSKEEKTPSEAPQTRSELSRRAKYLTTVLSQFWRRWQKEYLTELRVHHNCRLENRQPTVNVGDVVCIHNDRTPRLFWNMGVVKALITGRDGFHQAAVVRTRSGDRVIDVTRPLKKLFPVETGLGVHEHQKGNTDFPITFVGNAEQEHLADIKDCKINNEVCGTYNYFLNVDLEDVNACQEMYTENAIDYNEDLEELVTLTKQDCEPPSNENEALT, from the exons ATGAAGTCATCATTAGGACTTTATCGAGACGAAGAAGGGATAGTACGATGTCGAGGAAGAATTGGCATGTCTTCCCTACCGTACGATACACGATTTCCGATACTGTTGCCGAGAAATCAATATTTCACTAAGTTGATGATTCTCAAGTGCCATGATCAAGTGATGCACAATGGAGTGGCAGAGACCTTGGTTCAAGTTAGGTCACGGTATTGGATTGTGAAGGGCAGACAAACCGTGAAGAGTATAATCAACAAGTGTGTACTGTGCAAGAAACTAGAAGGTCGTCCATATGGAACGCCACCTACCTCTCACCTTCCAGGGTTCAGATTGTCCGACGAATTTGCATTTACAAGTATAGGAGTTGACTTTGCGGGCCCTGTTTATGTCAAGGACATTTATCACAAGAGTGATGATATGAACAAGGCGTACATCGTGTTATACACATGTGCCTCCAGTCGTGCAGTTCATCTCGACGTCGTCCCAAGGTTGACAACCGAAGCTTTCGTGAGAAGTTTTAAAAGGTTCATTGCCAGACGAGGTGTTCCAAATCTTGCAGTGTCAGATAATGGATCCACTTTCAAGAGTGAAGAGCTGAAGAAGTTGCTAGCAGACCACCGCATAGAATGGAAATTTAATGTCGC ATCAACTAAACGCTGTCTCAAGAAAACCCTTGGAACCGCGAGAGTCAGCTATGAAGAATTGCTCTCTGTTGTTGTGGAAATAGAGGGAATACTGAATTCACGACCTCTCACGTACGTGGATGATGAATTACGAAGTCTGTTGACGCCGTCACAATTGGTTATTGGTCGTCGCCTGTTGagtaaagaagagaaaactcccTCGGAAGCGCCCCAGACCAGAAGTGAATTGTCAAGACGTGCGAAGTATCTGACAACTGTTCTGTCGCAGTTTTGGAGACGTTGGCAGAAGGAGTACTTGACAGAGTTACGTGTCCATCATAATTGCCGACTGGAAAACAGGCAACCAACTGTCAATGTAGGAGACGTTGTTTGCATTCACAACGACAGGACGCCGAgactattttggaatatgggaGTGGTCAAAGCCCTCATTACAGGACGAGATGGATTTCACCAAGCAGCAGTGGTGAGAACTCGAAGTGGAGATCGAGTAATCGACGTGACAAGACCCTTAAAGAAGTTGTTTCCTGTAGAAACTGGATTAGGAGTACATGAACATCAGAAAGGGAACACTGATTTTCCAATTACCTTTGTGGGAAACGCTGAACAAGAACACCTAGCTGACATTAAGGATTGCAAAATAAACAATG AAGTCTGTGGAACATACAATTACTTTCTAAATGTCGATCTGGAGGATGTAAATGCTTGCCAAGAAATGTACACTGAGAATGCGATTGATTACAACGAGGATTTGGAAGAGTTAGTGACATTAACCAAGCAAGATTGCGAGCCACCTTCAAATGAGAACGAGGCCCTCACATAA
- the LOC138004952 gene encoding uncharacterized protein has translation MCSTLTRSCTVNLSSTHVLKIESTEISDMKDDLQKFWDLETLGIKEHETSVYDKFSNDITFTGKRYQVKLPFKDNHPMLPDNYTVALRRLTTTVKKLKNQPEILKQYDGVIREQLHSGVVEMVLQDQIPPPGDVHYLPHRTVVRLDRDTTKVRVVYDASSKVFGPSLNDCLHIGPSLNSLLFDILLSFRVHEVALTADIEKAFLNIEIDPEHSDFVRFLWFEDPNKESPEVMVLRFASVVFGVNSSPFILNATIRHHLNTCLPVDSALARELLKSLYVDDYVSGNGDVDSAFKLAKKIKLCLKSGGFNMRKWSSNSESLLKSLEQDEAFSDDFGKSNGPRVEEEDERFSKSVFKQSTEKEQKVLGMLWNPTQDELIYDLNKTLGDVDAQPATRRLILSTATRFFDPLGLIAPVILPFKMMFQKLCKAGKDWDELVDAELNHQWLATLSDLRQAGRVSFKRCYAKGLNGDKINSVQLHCFADASEKAYGAVVYMRVEYEARVECQIVSSKTRVAPLAKQTIPRLELLSNLTATRLLNSVSQALDCVKIDDIFKWTDSMISLWWITNTDKEYKQFVENRVAEIRRNSRPEQWRYCPTADNPADIASRGIKSTKLKESSLWLHGPDFLS, from the coding sequence ATGTGCTCAACATTGACAAGGTCATGCACTGTGAATCTGAGTTCCACGCATGTGTTAAAGATAGAGTCCACAGAGATAAGTGATATGAAGGATGAtctgcagaaattttgggacTTAGAAACTTTGGGCATTAAGGAACATGAAACTTCAGTctatgacaagttttcaaatgacatcaCATTTACTGGAAAGAGATACCAGGTCAAGTTACCATTCAAGGATAATCACCCGATGTTACCAGACAATTATACAGTGGCATTGCGTAGACTGACAACAACAGTCAAGAAGCTCAAGAACCAACCAGAAATTCTGAAGCAGTATGATGGTGTGATTAGAGAGCAACTGCACAGTGGTGTGGTTGAAATGGTACTACAAGATCAAATACCACCGCCTGGAGATGTTCACTATCTTCCACACAGGACAgtagtgagacttgacagagaTACAACTAAGGTGAGAGTTGTATACGATGCCTCATCTAAAGTGTTTGGGCCTAGTTTAAATGACTGTCTGCACATTGGACCTTCCCTTAATTCCTTGTTATTTGACATTTTGCTGAGTTTCAGAGTCCATGAAGTTGCCCTAACTGCAGACATTGAGAAggcatttttgaacattgaaattgatcctGAACACAGTGACTTTGTGAGATTTTTATGGTTTGAAGATCCGAATAAGGAAAGTCCAGAAGTCATGGTACTACGTTTTGCAAGTGTGGTATTTGGTGTAAACTCAAGTCCTTTCATTCTAAATGCCACAATCAGACACCATTTGAACACATGTTTGCCAGTGGACAGTGCACTTGCAAGAGAGCTGTTGAAGTCTTTATATGTTGATGACTATGTGTCTGGAAATGGTGACGTGGATAGTGCGTTCAAATTGGCTAAGAAGATAAAGCTCTGTCTTAAGTCAGGAGGCTTCAATATGAGAAAGTGGAGTAGCAATTCAGAAAGTCTGCTGAAATCACTGGAACAAGATGAAGCTTTCAGTGATGACTTTGGAAAGAGCAATGGACCTagagtagaagaagaagacgaaagaTTCTCTAAATCAGTTTTCAAGCAAAGTACAGAGAAGGAGCAAAAGGTTTTGGGAATGCTTTGGAACCCAACCCAAGATGAACTGATTTATGATCTGAACAAGACATTGGGAGATGTAGATGCCCAACCAGCAACAAGAAGATTGATTCTCAGTACAGCTACAAGGTTTTTTGACCCCTTGGGGTTGATAGCTCCGGTCATTCTTCCATTCAAGATGATGTTTCAGAAACTTTGCAAGGCTGGaaaagactgggacgagttgGTCGATGCTGAACTCAATCACCAGTGGCTGGCGACTCTATCGGATTTGAGACAGGCTGGAAGAGTGAGCTTTAAGAGATGTTATGCTAAGGGATTGAATGGAGACAAGATCAATTCAGTCCAACTTCACTGTTTTGCTGACGCATCGGAAAAGGCTTATGGAGCTGTGGTCTACATGAGAGTAGAGTATGAGGCGAGGGTGGAATGTCAGATAGTATCTTCGAAGACAAGAGTTGCACCATTAGCTAAACAAACTATCCCTCGTTTGGAGTTGCTGTCCAACTTAACTGCGACCAGATTGTTGAACAGCGTGAGTCAAGCATTAGACTGCGTAAAAATTGACGATATTTTTAAGTGGACAGATTCCATGATTTCGCTGTGGTGGATCACAAACACTGATAAGGAGTACAAGCAGTTTGTCGAGAACCGAGTGGCCGAAATTCGAAGGAATTCACGCCCTGAGCAGTGGAGGTACTGTCCCACAGCAGACAATCCAGCTGATATAGCGTCCAGAGGAATCAAGTCTACTAAGTTAAAAGAAAGCAGCCTGTGGTTACATGGACCCGACTTCCTGTCTTAG